One region of bacterium genomic DNA includes:
- the tpiA gene encoding triose-phosphate isomerase has translation MKRRYLIAGNWKMNKTIGEAVELATKIKTGLTEIDDIDIAIFPPFTALYPVYEVIKESNINLGAQNLWYESNGAYTGEISPIFIVDVGCKYVIIGHSERRQYCGETAELVNRKLKTALKYGLISIVCIGETIEERENGKTYELVEREFNVAFDGLLPGTVPIRGQSPFLPITIAYEPIWAIGTGFTATPKIAEEVHKFIRKLVETKYGYKVAEEFRILYGGSVNSETISGLLREPDIDGVLVGGASLDAKSFIEIVKKANSI, from the coding sequence GTGAAGAGGCGTTATCTAATTGCAGGAAATTGGAAGATGAACAAAACAATTGGAGAAGCAGTAGAGTTAGCAACTAAAATAAAAACTGGACTCACCGAGATAGACGATATAGATATAGCCATATTCCCACCATTTACTGCTCTATATCCTGTTTATGAAGTAATAAAGGAGTCAAATATTAATTTAGGGGCTCAAAATTTATGGTACGAATCTAATGGTGCCTATACAGGTGAGATTTCACCTATCTTCATTGTAGATGTAGGCTGTAAGTATGTGATTATAGGACATTCAGAGCGTAGACAATACTGTGGTGAAACAGCTGAACTTGTAAACCGTAAGCTTAAGACAGCACTCAAATATGGACTTATCTCCATTGTTTGTATAGGTGAAACAATAGAAGAAAGAGAGAATGGAAAAACATACGAATTAGTTGAGCGTGAATTCAATGTTGCATTTGATGGCCTTCTACCGGGGACAGTCCCCATACGGGGACAGTCCCCTTTTCTACCTATAACTATAGCTTATGAGCCAATCTGGGCAATTGGAACTGGGTTTACAGCAACTCCTAAAATTGCAGAAGAAGTGCATAAGTTTATAAGGAAATTGGTGGAAACTAAATATGGTTACAAAGTAGCAGAAGAGTTTCGCATCCTTTATGGTGGTAGTGTGAACTCTGAAACCATATCTGGACTCCTCCGTGAGCCTGACATAGATGGCGTCCTTGTAGGAGGGGCGAGTTTGGATGCAAAATCATTCATAGAAATAGTTAAGAAAGCAAACAGTATATGA
- a CDS encoding transketolase family protein, translating into MDDLISLREAYGETLIELGKVNPNIIVLDADLSFSTKTHLFKDAFPDRFFDLGISEADMMGTAAGLASCGKTVFVSTFAVFATGRAWDQIRLGIAYQKLPVKIVASHGGIGIGEDGYSHQAVEDIALMRVLPSMRVIVPCDVVQTRAVIRLVANEEGPFYVRLVKQRLPIIYKYGCNFELGKSITLRAGNDITIGAIGSLVYEALQSYEILKSNKIEARVIDFASVKPIDKEAIKRACDETQGIITCEDHTVIGGLGDAVAEVILSYRPIPHRRVGIQDIYGESGSTKDLYEKYGLSSHHIVEKAMELLK; encoded by the coding sequence ATGGATGACCTTATTTCACTCAGGGAAGCTTATGGTGAAACACTGATAGAACTCGGTAAAGTTAATCCAAACATTATAGTATTGGATGCAGACCTATCGTTTTCTACAAAGACCCATTTGTTTAAAGATGCCTTTCCTGATAGATTTTTTGACCTCGGCATTTCAGAGGCTGATATGATGGGTACAGCGGCTGGTTTAGCTTCTTGTGGCAAGACAGTTTTTGTATCCACTTTTGCAGTGTTTGCAACTGGTAGAGCATGGGACCAGATAAGATTAGGGATTGCTTATCAAAAACTACCAGTTAAAATAGTTGCCTCCCATGGTGGGATTGGGATTGGTGAAGACGGGTACTCACATCAAGCTGTCGAAGATATAGCTCTCATGAGAGTTCTACCCAGTATGAGAGTGATAGTTCCCTGTGACGTAGTTCAGACACGTGCAGTTATCCGATTAGTAGCTAATGAAGAAGGTCCATTTTATGTCAGGCTTGTAAAACAGAGGTTGCCAATAATTTATAAATATGGCTGTAATTTTGAACTTGGCAAATCCATAACACTGAGAGCTGGTAATGACATTACTATCGGAGCTATAGGCTCTTTGGTGTATGAAGCATTACAATCATACGAAATTTTAAAATCAAATAAAATAGAGGCAAGGGTAATTGACTTTGCATCAGTTAAGCCAATAGATAAAGAGGCAATAAAAAGGGCTTGTGATGAAACACAAGGTATTATAACCTGTGAAGACCATACAGTAATAGGTGGACTTGGCGATGCAGTAGCTGAAGTAATTTTATCCTATCGACCGATTCCTCATAGGAGAGTTGGGATTCAAGATATTTATGGAGAATCTGGTTCAACTAAAGATTTATATGAAAAATACGGCTTAAGTTCACACCATATAGTAGAGAAAGCAATGGAGTTGTTGAAATGA
- a CDS encoding NAD-dependent deacylase — MENLAKKVSNSKFVVTLTGAGVSAESGISTFRDKDGLWKTYRVDELATPNAFARNPKLVWEWYEWRRNIIRNASPNPAHYAIAKLERTLQNFLLITQNVDNLHKVAGSEKIIELHGNIFKNKCSRCGKIYDATKGPVPLGQSLENLQCDCGGLLRPDVVWFGESIPHIEAAFNASSTCDFMLVVGTSGTVEPAASLPYIAKRAGAFILEINLNETPLTQVADYSIFGKAGEILPTLVQNLLTVQKFKV, encoded by the coding sequence GTGGAAAATTTAGCCAAAAAAGTTTCCAACTCTAAATTTGTAGTGACACTAACAGGAGCTGGCGTTTCAGCAGAGAGTGGCATTTCTACATTTAGAGATAAAGATGGGCTCTGGAAAACCTATCGTGTCGATGAGCTTGCTACTCCTAATGCATTTGCAAGGAATCCTAAATTAGTATGGGAATGGTATGAATGGCGCAGAAATATAATCCGCAACGCCTCTCCTAACCCAGCCCATTATGCAATTGCAAAATTAGAAAGAACTCTACAAAATTTCCTACTCATCACCCAAAATGTAGACAATCTACATAAAGTAGCGGGTTCAGAAAAAATAATAGAGTTACATGGTAATATATTTAAGAATAAATGCTCAAGGTGTGGCAAAATTTACGATGCAACTAAAGGGCCAGTCCCTTTGGGACAGTCCCTTGAAAATCTGCAGTGTGATTGTGGTGGTCTTTTACGTCCCGATGTCGTATGGTTTGGTGAATCTATTCCCCATATTGAAGCTGCATTTAATGCAAGTTCAACTTGTGATTTTATGTTAGTTGTAGGCACCTCTGGAACAGTGGAGCCAGCTGCTTCTCTTCCCTATATTGCTAAAAGGGCTGGTGCCTTTATCCTTGAGATTAACCTGAATGAGACTCCGCTCACTCAGGTTGCTGATTATTCTATATTTGGTAAAGCAGGAGAAATACTACCAACTTTAGTGCAAAATTTATTGACAGTTCAAAAATTTAAAGTATAA
- a CDS encoding transketolase: MDELKEIAKDVRKDIIKMLTKAGSGHPGGSLSCVEILVTLYFKVLRHNQANPKWEDRDRFVLSKGHAAPTLYAVLSRVGYFPRDWLWELRKCGARLQGHPYSLSTPGVEASTGSLGQGLSIANGIALAGKIDKKDYRVYVLIGDGEIDEGEIWEASLTASRFKLDNLCAILDHNRFQIDGSIKEIKDPYPLKEKWQSFGWEVFEVDGHNFNALPDVFSNAKHIKGKPTIIIANTIKGKGVSFMENAIEWHGKAPNEVEAKKAIEEIERGESSNG; this comes from the coding sequence ATGGATGAGTTAAAAGAGATTGCAAAAGATGTAAGAAAGGATATAATTAAGATGCTTACTAAAGCGGGCTCAGGCCACCCCGGGGGTTCGCTTTCCTGTGTTGAGATTCTAGTCACTCTTTATTTTAAAGTGCTGCGTCATAATCAAGCAAATCCTAAATGGGAGGATAGGGACAGATTCGTCCTCTCCAAAGGTCATGCGGCACCCACCCTTTACGCTGTTCTTTCGAGAGTTGGCTATTTTCCGCGTGACTGGCTGTGGGAGTTAAGGAAGTGTGGTGCAAGGCTACAAGGCCATCCTTACTCATTATCTACCCCAGGAGTAGAGGCATCAACAGGGTCACTTGGCCAAGGGTTATCAATTGCAAATGGGATAGCATTAGCTGGTAAGATTGACAAGAAAGATTACCGTGTATATGTGCTCATTGGGGATGGTGAAATTGACGAAGGTGAAATATGGGAGGCAAGTCTAACTGCGTCCAGGTTTAAACTTGATAACCTTTGTGCTATACTTGACCACAATAGATTTCAGATAGATGGCTCAATAAAGGAAATAAAAGACCCTTATCCATTAAAAGAAAAGTGGCAATCATTTGGGTGGGAAGTCTTTGAGGTAGATGGTCATAATTTTAATGCGCTCCCGGATGTATTTTCTAATGCAAAGCATATAAAAGGGAAACCAACAATAATAATTGCAAATACTATAAAGGGAAAGGGAGTCTCATTTATGGAGAATGCTATAGAGTGGCATGGCAAGGCGCCAAATGAAGTGGAAGCAAAAAAGGCGATTGAGGAGATAGAGAGGGGTGAGTCCTCAAATGGATGA
- the pdxA gene encoding 4-hydroxythreonine-4-phosphate dehydrogenase PdxA: MKIGITIGDPSGIGPEVTLKALQSLKTINEVRPQEVQPQAVVIGAQSIIDETIERFGIQWDGEVINCSELKRVDVGYGKLSALAGRAAYSFILKGYELINDKKIDALVTAPICKASLNLAGFNFPGHTELLANLSNTKRFAMMLCGDEIRVTLVTTHIQLKRVPEVLTKEQIVEKIELTYEFLSTRFNIHSPKIGICALNPHGGEGIFGNEEALIIKPAIDDAKKKGILVDGPYAADTLFTRTDFDAIIAMYHDQGLIPIKLKEFGHAVNVTIGLPFVRTSPDHGTAFDIAGKGIANPESMIRAIKLAVRLAQLKPERLAEGRT; encoded by the coding sequence GTGAAGATTGGTATAACAATAGGCGACCCATCTGGGATTGGACCTGAGGTAACACTAAAAGCTTTACAATCTCTTAAAACCATAAATGAGGTGCGACCTCAAGAGGTGCAACCTCAAGCTGTTGTAATAGGAGCCCAGTCTATAATTGATGAGACAATAGAAAGATTTGGCATTCAATGGGATGGCGAAGTAATAAATTGTAGCGAGCTCAAAAGAGTGGATGTAGGCTATGGGAAGCTATCAGCGTTAGCTGGTAGGGCAGCTTATAGTTTTATTTTAAAAGGATACGAGCTTATAAACGATAAAAAAATTGACGCCTTAGTGACAGCTCCAATTTGTAAAGCTTCGCTAAATCTTGCCGGTTTTAACTTTCCAGGTCATACTGAGTTGCTTGCAAATCTATCAAATACAAAACGGTTTGCAATGATGCTTTGTGGTGATGAAATTAGAGTAACACTTGTGACAACACATATTCAACTTAAAAGAGTTCCTGAGGTACTAACAAAAGAGCAAATTGTTGAAAAAATAGAACTAACATATGAGTTTTTGAGTACCCGTTTTAACATCCATTCACCCAAAATTGGCATTTGTGCTTTAAATCCACATGGGGGTGAGGGTATTTTTGGTAACGAAGAAGCTCTAATAATAAAACCAGCAATAGATGATGCAAAGAAAAAAGGAATTCTTGTTGATGGTCCCTATGCAGCAGATACTTTATTTACACGTACTGATTTTGATGCAATAATAGCTATGTATCATGACCAAGGTTTAATTCCTATTAAACTCAAGGAATTTGGTCATGCAGTAAATGTGACTATAGGACTACCTTTTGTTCGTACATCTCCAGACCATGGTACAGCTTTTGATATAGCAGGAAAAGGGATAGCAAATCCTGAGAGTATGATTCGGGCAATAAAGCTGGCAGTCCGGCTGGCTCAACTGAAGCCAGAAAGATTAGCTGAGGGTAGGACATAA
- a CDS encoding valine--tRNA ligase — protein MQIHKIYNPKEVEGKWYKFWLDNGYFNASPNPELKPFSIVIPPPNVTDVLHLGQALNNTIQDIFIRWKRMQGFEAEWLPGVDHAGIATEVIVEKEILKGESKEKIGKEKFIELVWKWVHEKKDTIIAQLKDIGCSCDWTRTRFTLDEGLSNAVYEAFVRLYKKRMIYKGDYIVNWCPRCETALADEEVEHKEINGKLYYINYPILPVDGQVKGKNKFIQVATTRPETMLGDTACAVNPKDKKNAKFIKCTAILPLMNREIPVISDDVVDPKFGTGVVKVTPAHDPIDFELSIRHNLPKILIMDKRGVINENGGKYNGLDRFDARKKILSELKTIGLLAKTTPYRYSLGHCYRCNTVVEPILSEQWFVKMKEMAKPAIEAVENGIIKFYPDRWKGVYLNWMYNIKDWCISRQIWWGHRIPVWYCKEMLNEKCKMQNGVIVSTKRPENCPYCESKTLVQDTNVLDTWFSSWLWPFSTFGWPEETDELNYFYPTSMLSTASEIIFFWVARMIMAGYEFTGKPPFKDVYIHGTVRDAQGRKMSKSLGNGIDPRDIIKDYGTDAMRFSLITAAGEGQDPHIATNTFESGRNFTNKIWNAYRLIASLPDAEEKPGRGRSPDLPLSLADRWILSRIHKLTKDVTELLSRYKLQEPLMRIYDFLWHDFCDWYLEIIKIKKCKGIALEILDRSLKLLHPFMPFVTEEVWQMITHKEPSIMVSKWPEAETGYFDSDAEKGFEIIKNIIITCRNTRATMNIPKTKLIRLLVKCGTRERSIIDENKLYIEKLGKVKAIEFTESVPKGCTIKLTKGVEIFIPLSGLIDLKAELKKLETEQLEVSSLLKSIQARLSSPDFLSKAPREIVKKTREKVKEYEQKLLKLQEHINLIKL, from the coding sequence ATGCAAATTCATAAAATATACAATCCAAAGGAAGTAGAGGGTAAGTGGTACAAGTTTTGGCTTGATAACGGCTATTTTAATGCAAGCCCTAATCCTGAACTTAAGCCATTTTCAATTGTAATACCACCACCAAATGTAACTGATGTCCTGCATCTTGGGCAAGCTCTAAATAACACAATACAGGATATATTCATTAGATGGAAGCGGATGCAGGGATTTGAAGCTGAATGGCTACCAGGAGTCGACCATGCAGGGATTGCTACTGAAGTTATAGTTGAGAAAGAAATACTGAAGGGCGAATCAAAAGAAAAAATAGGTAAAGAGAAATTCATTGAACTTGTGTGGAAGTGGGTGCATGAAAAAAAGGATACTATCATTGCGCAACTTAAAGATATTGGATGCTCATGTGACTGGACGCGGACAAGGTTTACACTTGATGAAGGGCTATCCAATGCGGTTTATGAGGCTTTTGTTAGACTTTATAAAAAGAGGATGATTTACAAAGGGGATTACATTGTTAACTGGTGCCCGAGGTGTGAGACTGCACTTGCTGACGAGGAAGTAGAACATAAAGAAATTAATGGTAAACTTTACTATATCAATTATCCAATCTTGCCTGTCGACGGACAGGTAAAAGGTAAAAATAAATTTATACAAGTAGCTACTACTCGACCTGAAACAATGCTCGGTGATACTGCTTGTGCAGTTAATCCAAAAGATAAAAAGAATGCTAAGTTTATTAAATGCACGGCAATACTCCCACTTATGAATCGTGAAATACCCGTTATTTCAGACGATGTAGTTGACCCAAAATTTGGTACCGGAGTGGTTAAGGTTACACCCGCTCATGACCCAATTGATTTTGAGCTTTCTATTCGTCATAATTTACCGAAAATACTTATTATGGATAAGCGGGGAGTGATTAATGAAAATGGTGGTAAATATAATGGGCTCGATAGATTTGATGCAAGGAAGAAGATTCTATCTGAACTCAAAACTATTGGGCTTCTTGCAAAGACTACACCTTATCGTTACTCATTAGGTCACTGTTACAGGTGCAATACTGTAGTTGAGCCAATCCTATCTGAACAATGGTTTGTTAAGATGAAGGAGATGGCTAAGCCAGCAATAGAAGCAGTTGAGAATGGCATAATTAAGTTTTATCCAGATAGGTGGAAAGGTGTTTATTTGAACTGGATGTATAATATCAAAGACTGGTGTATATCAAGACAGATATGGTGGGGACATCGCATCCCTGTATGGTATTGCAAGGAAATGCTAAATGAAAAATGTAAAATGCAAAATGGGGTTATTGTTTCTACTAAGAGGCCGGAAAATTGTCCTTACTGCGAATCAAAGACATTAGTTCAAGATACTAATGTACTTGATACTTGGTTCTCATCCTGGCTATGGCCATTCTCTACATTTGGGTGGCCAGAGGAGACAGATGAACTTAATTATTTTTATCCCACTTCTATGCTTAGTACTGCATCAGAGATAATCTTTTTCTGGGTTGCACGCATGATTATGGCGGGCTACGAATTTACTGGAAAGCCGCCTTTCAAAGATGTGTATATACACGGAACTGTGAGAGATGCACAGGGTAGGAAGATGTCAAAATCGTTAGGTAATGGGATAGACCCGAGAGATATTATAAAGGACTACGGAACAGATGCGATGCGTTTTTCACTTATAACTGCGGCTGGTGAAGGTCAAGACCCTCATATTGCAACTAATACATTTGAAAGTGGTAGGAATTTTACGAACAAAATTTGGAATGCGTACAGACTTATTGCATCACTACCGGACGCAGAAGAAAAACCGGGTAGAGGCAGGTCTCCTGACTTGCCTCTTAGTCTTGCTGACCGCTGGATATTATCACGGATACATAAACTTACTAAGGATGTGACTGAATTACTTTCAAGATATAAATTACAAGAGCCACTTATGCGGATTTACGACTTCTTATGGCACGACTTTTGTGACTGGTACCTTGAAATTATTAAAATAAAGAAGTGTAAAGGAATTGCATTGGAGATTCTTGACCGTAGTTTGAAGTTATTACACCCATTTATGCCATTTGTAACAGAAGAAGTGTGGCAAATGATAACACATAAAGAACCATCAATTATGGTAAGTAAATGGCCGGAGGCGGAGACGGGTTACTTTGATTCAGATGCCGAAAAAGGATTTGAAATTATCAAAAATATTATAATAACATGCAGAAATACAAGAGCTACTATGAATATTCCTAAAACTAAATTGATAAGACTTTTAGTAAAGTGTGGAACTCGTGAACGCTCAATTATTGATGAAAATAAATTATACATTGAGAAATTAGGTAAAGTTAAGGCAATTGAATTTACAGAGTCTGTGCCTAAGGGATGCACCATTAAACTCACAAAAGGAGTAGAAATATTTATACCGCTCTCAGGTCTTATAGACTTAAAAGCAGAACTCAAAAAACTTGAAACAGAGCAGTTAGAAGTTAGCTCGCTTCTCAAAAGCATTCAAGCCCGTCTGAGTTCACCCGATTTCCTTTCAAAAGCACCACGAGAGATAGTAAAAAAGACAAGAGAAAAGGTAAAAGAATATGAACAAAAGTTACTTAAACTACAAGAGCATATTAATTTAATCAAATTGTAA
- a CDS encoding TIGR00153 family protein: MDEHIRTPMKDIIKKSPFDGLLAHAAKVEECVKVLKELIECYCNGNYEKCESIVPKIVEFEQEADTLKIEIRKSLPRNIFMSVDKTDFLTCLSEQDTVLDFAEDIAIWLTLKHTKLADEVKELFLQHFYKVLESIKEYGEAIVNLKDIVRLSLRKISREATIRAMEAIHEKEREADLIEHKLGKKIFELSIDAVSVYHLLKATRLIGALANHMENAGNRVIAMIVR; the protein is encoded by the coding sequence ATGGACGAGCACATAAGGACACCAATGAAAGACATAATTAAGAAGTCACCATTTGATGGACTTCTTGCACACGCAGCAAAAGTTGAGGAATGCGTTAAGGTGCTGAAAGAACTTATAGAATGTTACTGTAATGGAAATTATGAGAAATGTGAAAGTATAGTTCCAAAGATTGTAGAATTTGAACAGGAAGCTGATACTTTGAAAATAGAGATTAGAAAATCGCTCCCAAGGAATATATTCATGTCAGTAGATAAAACTGATTTTCTCACTTGCTTAAGTGAACAGGATACAGTACTCGATTTTGCAGAGGATATTGCTATATGGCTTACACTTAAACATACAAAGTTAGCAGATGAAGTTAAGGAACTATTCCTGCAGCACTTCTATAAGGTACTTGAGAGTATAAAAGAATATGGAGAAGCTATAGTGAATTTGAAAGACATAGTAAGACTGTCTTTAAGGAAGATTAGCAGAGAAGCTACAATTCGTGCAATGGAGGCGATACACGAAAAAGAGAGAGAAGCAGACCTTATAGAACATAAATTAGGAAAGAAGATTTTCGAGCTCTCTATTGATGCAGTTTCTGTTTACCATTTATTAAAAGCTACTCGCTTAATTGGGGCACTCGCAAACCATATGGAGAATGCAGGCAATAGAGTGATAGCAATGATAGTTAGATAA